In Sphingobacterium zeae, one genomic interval encodes:
- a CDS encoding DUF4832 domain-containing protein — MKNITYKKAYLKACIAMLCFLAFSCKKNDPDIEKDIYGTLVKPSYNRSSMFRNPLNGWVMYASASGNPSYWDTQFYVPDLGKTVKAIDYASACYIRTSWRTFNPADGVYAWRDPSTAIYKMIKGAQDKGLPIAFRIVVDGRDQGANTPQFVFDAGAKYYLANPSFPDRKTPVLQDPIFRKYYSKVIEELAKDFNDLNKTSFVDAYGLGLWGEGHSVIYEDPNKPSGQNIEVIKEEVVDWISDVYSKNFTKVPLLINYHRLVGDPSGSGAANPNSEKLLNKMINKGYSLRQDAFGMTDYYQSWEKNFAKVWNFKRPVIMEGGWITTGTHRYWTDPSGKYRQDHPEDVRQGEFDSSLEAAVNMMDFRIGEIESWFTKSFTLCQRFISEGGYRLYPDRVYLPEKVNSGAEMTINHRWRNMGWGYFPNNIPQWNYKYKVAFALLDEENRVKKVFVDDQGEPSTWLKNNPMTYELKAIVDLPTGNYTWAVAIVDTTNDNQPGIRLAVNGDMTSTGWLKLLGVQIL; from the coding sequence GTGAAAAATATAACCTATAAAAAAGCCTATCTCAAAGCATGTATTGCTATGCTTTGCTTTCTAGCATTTTCATGCAAGAAAAATGATCCTGATATCGAAAAGGATATATACGGAACCTTGGTGAAACCCAGTTACAACAGAAGCTCTATGTTTCGTAATCCCTTAAACGGTTGGGTGATGTACGCTTCGGCTTCGGGAAACCCTTCTTATTGGGATACTCAATTTTATGTGCCTGATTTGGGTAAAACGGTCAAAGCGATTGATTATGCATCTGCCTGTTATATCCGTACCAGCTGGCGAACCTTTAATCCTGCAGATGGCGTGTATGCCTGGAGAGATCCTAGCACAGCAATCTACAAAATGATCAAAGGAGCACAAGATAAAGGATTACCCATCGCGTTTCGTATCGTTGTCGACGGTCGCGACCAAGGTGCAAATACGCCGCAGTTTGTTTTCGATGCAGGCGCTAAGTATTATTTGGCTAATCCTTCTTTTCCCGATAGAAAAACACCAGTACTGCAAGATCCTATTTTTAGGAAATATTATAGCAAGGTGATTGAAGAACTAGCGAAGGATTTTAACGATTTAAATAAAACCTCTTTTGTCGATGCCTATGGACTCGGTTTGTGGGGGGAAGGGCATAGTGTAATTTATGAAGATCCTAATAAGCCATCTGGTCAAAATATTGAAGTCATTAAAGAAGAAGTTGTTGACTGGATATCTGATGTGTATTCCAAGAATTTTACAAAAGTACCCTTACTGATTAATTATCATCGTCTGGTTGGTGACCCGTCGGGTAGTGGAGCTGCGAACCCCAATTCGGAGAAGTTATTGAATAAAATGATCAATAAAGGCTACAGTCTGCGTCAAGATGCCTTTGGAATGACCGACTATTACCAAAGCTGGGAGAAGAATTTTGCTAAGGTGTGGAATTTTAAACGTCCCGTTATTATGGAGGGCGGTTGGATAACCACAGGTACCCACCGTTATTGGACTGATCCCAGCGGTAAATATAGGCAAGACCATCCCGAAGATGTTCGGCAGGGCGAATTTGACAGTTCCTTGGAAGCTGCGGTAAACATGATGGATTTCCGGATCGGTGAAATTGAAAGCTGGTTCACCAAATCTTTTACCTTATGCCAGCGTTTTATTTCTGAAGGTGGCTATCGTTTATATCCTGATCGTGTTTACTTACCGGAGAAAGTCAATTCGGGGGCAGAAATGACAATTAACCACCGCTGGCGAAATATGGGCTGGGGATATTTCCCTAATAATATTCCCCAGTGGAATTATAAATATAAAGTAGCTTTTGCACTCCTGGATGAAGAAAACAGGGTGAAAAAAGTTTTTGTAGATGATCAAGGAGAACCTTCGACCTGGCTTAAAAATAACCCGATGACCTACGAATTGAAAGCTATTGTTGATCTTCCAACGGGCAACTATACCTGGGCTGTCGCTATCGTAGATACCACAAATGATAATCAGCCTGGGATACGGCTTGCGGTGAACGGTGATATGACCAGCACTGGATGGTTAAAGCTATTGGGAGTACAGATACTGTAA
- a CDS encoding SusE domain-containing protein, with protein sequence MKIINYLYKTLFLLCMVLCQLSCKQEIQDIPKVNETMELQPSAEIITLDEVNLTKDIVAFNWKPARAQSDDHLVSYSTMLDVVGNNFGTGTAIFNYEDDNVFSRSFTSEQLQNWANEKWGIPTNKSFTLEFRVVAQWEGGGTFEAPEVRTARITVNPIKTVVFDADKVFLSGSAVGGTKVELPKTLENLDQYAYVLNLQPGELEIPVEFNGETNYVVTADGSAAINDGDAVGIKMRETVFSWKIETAGEYRVVVNMQKATATIYSPAKALSAKTVIWTGDQPYTTTVTDLWMHGSINGWGTPVKMNCQVSLADPQILVYTGGKVGTTKFIVTGDNNNNKNLAYAFSAPPTSDGVAQTLSLTLGKVTEMGGGTVKGNRDSYFTIPATTNVLILDLRNMTIVALKR encoded by the coding sequence ATGAAAATTATCAATTATTTATACAAAACCTTATTTCTCTTATGCATGGTGCTTTGCCAGTTATCCTGCAAACAGGAAATACAGGATATACCCAAAGTCAATGAGACAATGGAACTTCAGCCTTCTGCTGAGATTATTACGCTTGACGAGGTCAATTTGACCAAAGATATTGTCGCATTCAATTGGAAACCCGCAAGAGCGCAGTCAGATGATCATTTGGTCAGCTACAGCACTATGTTGGATGTGGTGGGAAACAATTTCGGTACGGGTACGGCCATATTTAACTATGAAGACGACAATGTATTTAGCAGAAGCTTTACTTCCGAACAATTGCAAAATTGGGCCAATGAAAAGTGGGGTATACCAACAAACAAGAGCTTTACGCTGGAGTTTAGGGTAGTTGCTCAATGGGAGGGCGGCGGTACTTTTGAAGCACCTGAGGTGAGGACGGCAAGAATTACAGTAAATCCAATCAAGACGGTTGTTTTTGATGCCGATAAAGTGTTCTTGAGCGGTAGCGCCGTTGGCGGAACTAAGGTGGAGCTGCCAAAAACATTGGAAAATTTAGATCAATATGCTTATGTATTGAATTTGCAGCCGGGCGAACTTGAAATTCCGGTCGAATTTAATGGAGAGACGAATTATGTGGTTACTGCCGATGGGAGCGCAGCAATAAACGATGGTGATGCGGTCGGGATAAAGATGAGAGAAACAGTATTCTCCTGGAAAATAGAAACTGCTGGTGAGTACCGTGTCGTGGTCAATATGCAGAAAGCTACCGCTACGATCTATTCGCCGGCGAAAGCACTTTCCGCAAAAACGGTGATATGGACAGGAGATCAACCTTATACGACCACCGTGACGGATTTATGGATGCATGGGAGTATTAATGGTTGGGGAACGCCTGTTAAAATGAATTGTCAGGTAAGTTTGGCCGATCCGCAAATTTTGGTCTATACTGGTGGTAAAGTTGGTACTACTAAGTTTATTGTGACCGGAGATAACAACAACAACAAAAATCTGGCTTACGCATTTAGTGCTCCGCCTACGTCCGACGGCGTCGCGCAAACTTTGTCTCTCACTTTGGGAAAAGTAACCGAAATGGGAGGGGGTACGGTAAAGGGTAATCGCGATTCATATTTCACCATTCCCGCCACCACAAATGTGTTGATCCTAGATTTAAGAAATATGACTATTGTGGCACTAAAACGATAA
- a CDS encoding RagB/SusD family nutrient uptake outer membrane protein gives MKIKNIITTSLGLIIVFTLGGCTKFLEEELKTELAPSNTYTSTYGFEVGSAGLYALTRSEYNTYGEGGAFIHNGACPYEALQVSTDIADAINSDGSLMAFANLTLTASERFVGTYWNWAYNLISSANLMLVYSEKNTNWDTPEDKARFQAEARFFRAYAYRTLVYLYGDVPYVETILYDFQLNFTRTPKAEVIGHMVDDLKFAVDNLPTNPDGVKEGKLTKWAASHLLSEIYLLQGNHAEAEKAALAVINSGYYNLMKSRYGVNSGKPGDVFSDLFLENNQNRKSGNKESIWVLQFQFNTIGGGTNSDDWTRRAWIPNYSTITGFVLADTLGGRGIAQLVPMKWWVGTTGTNATGNVAGIFEANDIRNSGHNIKRNWYYNNANETSLYGKKANITEQTWFTTKSLFPAITKFFYGRPENLSLSGSYKDRMKFRLAETYLLLAESYLGQNMPDKAAQAVNEVRKRAGASEITGAEMNMDFLLDERIRELVGEESRRFTLVRTNSLVERVKKYNNAIKDKITDNNILWPIPQVIRDANTGAPFPQNPGYN, from the coding sequence ATGAAAATAAAAAATATTATCACAACAAGTTTAGGGCTTATCATAGTGTTCACCTTAGGAGGCTGTACGAAGTTTCTGGAAGAAGAGCTCAAAACTGAACTGGCACCATCCAATACGTATACCAGTACCTACGGTTTCGAAGTGGGAAGTGCTGGTTTATACGCACTCACGCGTTCAGAATACAATACCTATGGTGAAGGTGGGGCGTTTATTCACAATGGCGCCTGTCCATACGAAGCCTTACAAGTATCAACAGATATCGCCGACGCAATTAATAGTGATGGTTCTTTGATGGCTTTTGCTAACCTCACACTTACCGCGTCAGAGCGGTTTGTGGGCACTTACTGGAATTGGGCATATAATCTTATTTCTTCTGCAAACTTGATGCTGGTTTATTCCGAAAAAAACACCAATTGGGATACGCCGGAAGATAAAGCACGTTTCCAAGCCGAAGCTCGCTTCTTTCGGGCTTATGCTTATCGTACCTTGGTTTACCTTTATGGTGATGTACCCTATGTAGAAACCATTCTGTATGACTTTCAGCTTAATTTTACCCGTACACCCAAAGCCGAAGTGATCGGGCACATGGTAGACGACCTAAAGTTTGCGGTGGATAATCTGCCCACGAATCCGGACGGTGTTAAAGAAGGTAAGCTGACCAAATGGGCCGCAAGCCATTTGTTAAGCGAAATATATCTGTTACAGGGCAATCATGCCGAAGCGGAAAAGGCAGCGTTGGCCGTTATCAATAGTGGTTATTATAACCTTATGAAAAGTAGATATGGGGTGAATAGCGGTAAACCGGGTGATGTATTCAGCGATTTATTTTTGGAAAATAATCAAAATAGAAAAAGTGGTAATAAAGAAAGTATCTGGGTATTGCAATTTCAATTTAATACAATCGGTGGCGGAACCAACTCAGATGACTGGACCCGTAGGGCTTGGATACCAAATTACTCGACCATTACAGGATTTGTTTTAGCAGATACCTTGGGCGGTCGTGGTATCGCACAACTGGTTCCGATGAAATGGTGGGTTGGTACCACGGGTACTAATGCGACAGGCAACGTGGCCGGTATTTTTGAAGCAAATGATATCCGCAATTCAGGCCATAATATAAAACGCAACTGGTATTATAACAACGCAAACGAGACCTCACTTTATGGCAAAAAGGCCAATATTACTGAGCAAACTTGGTTTACGACAAAAAGCTTATTTCCGGCAATTACAAAATTCTTTTATGGACGGCCAGAAAATCTAAGTCTATCGGGTAGTTATAAAGACCGTATGAAATTTCGTTTGGCTGAAACCTATCTGTTGCTTGCCGAATCCTATTTGGGGCAAAATATGCCTGATAAAGCTGCCCAAGCTGTTAATGAGGTCCGGAAAAGGGCGGGAGCATCTGAAATTACGGGCGCTGAGATGAATATGGATTTCCTACTCGATGAGCGTATTCGTGAATTAGTCGGGGAAGAAAGCAGACGGTTTACTTTGGTGCGTACCAATAGCCTAGTGGAGCGTGTTAAAAAATATAATAATGCGATAAAGGATAAAATAACGGATAACAATATCCTGTGGCCAATTCCGCAGGTGATTAGGGATGCTAATACAGGAGCGCCATTCCCTCAGAACCCGGGTTATAATTAA
- a CDS encoding SusC/RagA family TonB-linked outer membrane protein, producing MIQKIHIWLRSWIMSATLLAVASNYAYSQAADQMQVKGQVTNDAGEALKGVSVMIKGARNGVQTDSNGNFTIQAAPTATLLFTYIGFNSQEIKVNPSGVIHVKMSGTNVLDQVVVVGYGTAKKKDLTGGLAVVGKEQLGMVSTSNLMDRLVGQVAGFSITTGEAAPGASQSLLIRGENSISANNSPLIILDGIPYSGSLADIDPNNVENLSILKDASASAIYGSRAANGVILIQTKRGALGRAQVNYKGLIGMAEPMQRINVMGPNEYIHFQQDIARIRQGYTGALLDPIAGDIISVTERGNYAKGITNNWQDYVFRKALTMDHQLSISGGTENTKYMAALAALDQEGVVYNSKLSRLNITTNVDQTFNKWLTTGIGLQYTRKSDGGITPNLEHAIKQSPYGSYKDESGKYVPEPMEYSLIVNPMRNVNAIQDRYNNNFFLSGYANILLPIEGLSLRSNFGYNYRNGFTGTYYGRNTFEGRDQGTQAGGSASINNSNYNDYTWENLLKYERQIGDHRFDVTGLFSMQKTKSWSTGQSGAGFVTDDTEYFMIGSASRLVSNSASLSESAMLSYMGRINYAYKGKYLLTLTGRTDGASVFGINNKYAFFPVAAAAWQIGEERFLKDNVRWLDMLKIRLSYGANGNQAITPYRTLDRLYSNVKYIWGDDGTAVTTAYLAGDGVGNPNLKWETTYSTNLGLDFQLFNNRFGGTIDAYLSKTKDLLMTRTVPIMNGYNRIWDNIGATQNKGIEVTLNSANVKGENFQWNTTAVFSLNRDKIVELRGDGIDDIANNWFIGQPLRVFYDYKMIGVWQNGETITVDGAAPGAAKLYDRDGNGKIETSDRVVIGSKNPRYTASLANRFSYKNFYASALITGVFGVWRDDHMANLGAWTFGITNYVHDANYWTPENSNATIVSPGYLNPLGHGYYKKVSYVQVKNITFGYKLPQKIAKKVGVNGIDINASINNLNTISNIREVLNYDNSWMASYPTARSYMFGLNINF from the coding sequence ATGATACAAAAGATACATATCTGGCTCAGGAGCTGGATAATGAGTGCTACCCTATTGGCGGTGGCATCCAATTACGCTTATTCGCAAGCAGCAGATCAAATGCAAGTCAAGGGTCAGGTGACTAACGATGCGGGAGAAGCACTTAAAGGTGTTTCGGTCATGATTAAGGGAGCGAGAAATGGTGTACAGACCGATTCAAATGGAAATTTTACTATCCAAGCGGCTCCCACGGCTACGCTACTATTTACCTATATTGGTTTCAATAGCCAGGAAATAAAAGTCAATCCATCAGGAGTCATCCATGTGAAAATGTCTGGAACGAATGTTTTGGATCAGGTCGTTGTGGTCGGTTATGGTACAGCCAAGAAAAAAGATCTAACAGGAGGCTTGGCTGTCGTCGGAAAAGAGCAGCTAGGTATGGTATCGACCTCCAATCTGATGGATCGCTTGGTGGGACAGGTGGCCGGTTTCTCCATTACCACCGGTGAAGCTGCGCCAGGGGCATCGCAAAGCTTGTTGATAAGGGGCGAAAATTCAATATCGGCCAATAATAGTCCACTCATTATCTTGGATGGTATTCCCTACAGCGGATCCTTGGCAGATATTGATCCCAATAACGTTGAAAACCTTTCTATCCTAAAAGATGCTTCCGCATCGGCTATTTACGGTTCTCGAGCAGCAAATGGTGTTATTTTAATACAAACCAAAAGGGGAGCGCTAGGTAGAGCGCAAGTAAACTATAAAGGTTTGATCGGCATGGCCGAGCCTATGCAGCGTATCAATGTCATGGGACCAAATGAATATATCCACTTCCAACAAGATATTGCCCGAATTAGGCAAGGCTATACTGGAGCGCTATTAGATCCTATCGCCGGGGATATTATTAGCGTAACAGAGCGCGGCAATTATGCGAAAGGCATTACCAATAATTGGCAAGATTACGTCTTTCGGAAAGCTTTGACCATGGATCATCAATTGAGCATTTCCGGGGGTACTGAAAACACAAAATATATGGCTGCCCTTGCAGCTTTAGATCAAGAAGGTGTAGTGTATAATTCCAAGTTGTCACGTTTAAATATAACCACAAATGTGGATCAGACCTTTAATAAATGGCTAACAACTGGTATAGGGTTGCAATATACCCGAAAAAGTGACGGTGGCATTACACCAAATTTGGAGCATGCCATTAAGCAAAGTCCTTATGGTAGTTATAAGGACGAATCTGGTAAGTATGTTCCTGAACCTATGGAGTACTCATTGATCGTCAATCCGATGCGTAACGTCAATGCGATTCAGGATAGATATAATAACAATTTCTTTCTTTCGGGATATGCCAATATTTTGTTGCCTATAGAAGGTCTTTCCTTACGATCAAATTTTGGCTATAATTATCGGAATGGATTTACAGGAACTTATTACGGGCGCAACACCTTTGAAGGCAGGGATCAGGGTACACAAGCCGGAGGAAGCGCTTCCATTAACAATTCTAATTATAACGATTATACCTGGGAGAACTTGCTTAAATATGAGCGGCAGATCGGCGATCATCGTTTTGATGTAACCGGTTTATTCAGTATGCAAAAAACAAAAAGCTGGTCGACGGGACAAAGCGGAGCTGGTTTTGTAACCGATGACACCGAATACTTTATGATCGGTTCGGCCAGCCGTCTTGTTTCCAACAGTGCTTCGTTGTCAGAATCAGCTATGCTGTCGTATATGGGCAGGATAAATTATGCCTACAAAGGTAAATATCTATTAACCTTGACCGGACGTACAGACGGAGCCTCGGTATTTGGTATCAACAATAAATACGCATTCTTCCCTGTGGCGGCGGCAGCATGGCAAATTGGAGAAGAGCGTTTTCTGAAAGATAACGTCAGATGGCTGGACATGCTGAAGATCCGTCTTTCTTACGGGGCCAACGGTAACCAGGCGATTACACCCTATCGCACCTTAGACCGCCTATATTCCAATGTAAAATATATCTGGGGCGATGATGGCACTGCGGTGACTACAGCATATTTGGCTGGTGATGGTGTGGGGAACCCTAATCTGAAATGGGAAACGACCTATTCGACAAATCTTGGGCTGGACTTTCAACTGTTTAACAACAGGTTTGGCGGAACTATTGATGCCTATCTTTCTAAAACGAAAGATCTGTTGATGACCCGTACCGTACCTATTATGAATGGGTACAATCGAATTTGGGACAATATTGGTGCAACTCAAAATAAAGGGATTGAGGTCACTTTAAATTCGGCGAATGTTAAAGGCGAAAATTTCCAATGGAATACGACTGCTGTATTTTCTCTAAATCGTGACAAAATCGTCGAGTTAAGGGGGGATGGCATAGATGATATTGCTAATAATTGGTTTATTGGTCAACCCTTGCGAGTATTCTACGATTATAAAATGATCGGTGTATGGCAAAATGGAGAAACCATTACTGTTGACGGGGCAGCTCCTGGGGCCGCCAAGCTGTATGATCGCGATGGTAACGGCAAGATAGAGACCAGTGACAGAGTGGTTATCGGATCTAAAAATCCACGTTACACAGCTTCTTTGGCCAACCGATTCTCGTACAAAAATTTTTATGCATCTGCTTTAATTACTGGTGTTTTTGGTGTTTGGCGCGACGATCACATGGCCAATCTTGGGGCCTGGACTTTCGGAATTACTAACTATGTACACGATGCAAATTATTGGACACCGGAGAATTCTAATGCAACGATTGTTTCACCGGGCTATCTCAATCCATTGGGGCACGGGTACTATAAAAAGGTGAGCTATGTGCAGGTGAAAAATATCACCTTCGGCTATAAATTACCGCAAAAAATTGCTAAAAAGGTGGGTGTAAATGGTATTGATATAAACGCCAGCATCAACAATCTGAATACGATTTCTAATATCAGAGAGGTGCTCAATTATGACAATAGCTGGATGGCCTCTTATCCAACGGCACGCTCTTATATGTTTGGCTTAAATATAAATTTCTAA